In bacterium, one genomic interval encodes:
- a CDS encoding MotA/TolQ/ExbB proton channel family protein yields the protein MAKVRRLSLFALLVTTLFVLAPATIVFAQEAAAEGDATTTEGETPPAEGEELPAAPTDEEGEAGSVQDYFAKGGVVMYPLLLTSVLAGAYIIERLFTFQFAKIDARKFTDRIVELVKAGKRGEAIEECKKTRGPIAAVFKAVLERADRGVAAAEKAAANSGAVELAFLERGLIVLASASTIAPILGFLGTVTGMIRAFEGIARAGEVKPTIVASGISEALITTATGLAIAFPVLIMYNYFTSRIDRFVLEMEESTTELIDAIEDTQA from the coding sequence ATGGCAAAAGTCAGACGTCTCAGCCTGTTCGCCCTGCTGGTGACCACGCTCTTCGTGCTGGCCCCGGCCACGATCGTGTTCGCCCAGGAGGCCGCGGCTGAGGGCGACGCTACCACCACCGAGGGGGAAACCCCGCCCGCCGAAGGCGAAGAGCTTCCCGCCGCACCCACCGACGAGGAGGGTGAGGCCGGGTCGGTCCAGGACTACTTCGCCAAGGGCGGGGTGGTCATGTACCCGCTGCTCCTGACCTCCGTGCTGGCCGGCGCGTACATCATCGAACGCCTGTTCACCTTCCAGTTCGCCAAGATAGACGCCCGCAAGTTCACCGATCGGATCGTCGAGCTGGTCAAGGCCGGCAAGCGCGGCGAGGCCATCGAGGAGTGCAAGAAGACCCGCGGGCCCATCGCCGCCGTGTTCAAGGCCGTCCTGGAGCGCGCCGACCGCGGCGTGGCTGCGGCGGAGAAGGCGGCCGCCAACTCCGGCGCCGTGGAGCTCGCCTTCCTGGAGCGCGGCCTGATCGTGCTGGCCTCCGCCTCCACCATCGCGCCCATCCTCGGATTCCTCGGGACCGTCACCGGGATGATCCGCGCCTTCGAGGGCATCGCCCGGGCCGGTGAGGTCAAACCCACCATCGTCGCCTCCGGTATCTCCGAGGCCCTGATCACCACGGCGACGGGACTGGCCATCGCCTTCCCCGTGCTCATCATGTACAACTACTTCACCAGCCGCATTGACCGCTTCGTCCTGGAGATGGAGGAGA